In Streptomyces sp. 71268, the DNA window GCTGGTCGCCGTGGCCGCAGTGCGCATGTCATCCCGCAGCGGGCTGCCAAGCCTGCTCATCTACCTCGGCATCGGCGTCGCCATAGGCCAGGACGGCCTGGTCGGCGTCGTCTTCGACGATGCCGAACTGACCCAGGTCATCGGCTACGCGGCGCTGGTGGTCATCCTGGCCGAGGGCGGTCTCGGCACCAAGTGGCGCGAGGTCAAGCCCGCCCTGCCGGTGGCCGCCATGCTCTCCACGGTCGGCGTCGCGGTGAGCGTGGGGGTCACCGCGACCGGCGCCCACTACCTGGTCGGGCTCGACTGGAAGCAGTCGCTGATCATAGGAGCCGTGGTCTCCTCGACCGACGCGGCGGCCGTCTTCTCGGTGCTGCGCAAGGTGCCACTGCCCAGCAAGCTCACCGGCGCCCTGGAGGCCGAGTCCGGCTTCAACGACGCCCCCGTCGTGATCCTGGTCGTCGCGTTCTCGACGACCGGACCGATCGAGCACTGGTACGTCCTGGTCGGCGAGATCGCCCTGGAACTGGCCATCGGCGCGGCGATCGGCCTCGCCGTGGGCCTGCTCGGCTCGTACGGGCTGCGCCACGTCGCGTTGCCCGCCTCCGGCCTGTACCCGATCGCGGTGCTGGCCATCGCGGTCGCCGCGTACGCCGGCGGTGCGCTGGCGCACGGCTCCGGGTTCCTCGCGGTCTACCTGGCCTCGCTCGTGATGGGCAACGCGCGGCTGCCGCACTGGCCGGCGACGCGCGGGTTCGCCGAGGGGCTCGGCTGGATCGCCCAGATCGGCATGTTCGTCCTGCTCGGCCTGCTGGTCACGCCGCACGAGCTGGGCGACGACATCGTGCCGGCCCTGGTGGTGGGCCTGATCCTGACGGCCGTGGCGCGACCGGTCTCGGTGCTGGTCAGCACCGCGCCGTTCCGCACCCCGTGGCAGGAGAAGGCGCTGCTGTCCTGGGCCGGGCTGCGCGGCGCGGTGCCCATCGTGCTGGCCACGATCCCCATGGTCGCCGAGGTGCCGGAGAGCCAGCGGGTCTTCAACATCGTGTTCGTGCTGGTGATCGTCTACACCCTGGTGCAGGGCCCGACACTGCCCTGGCTGGCCAGGCGGCTACGGCTCGGCGACTCCGAACTGGCCGCCGACCTGGGCGTGGAGTCGGCGCCGCTGGAGCGGC includes these proteins:
- a CDS encoding potassium/proton antiporter — encoded protein: MAAVRMSSRSGLPSLLIYLGIGVAIGQDGLVGVVFDDAELTQVIGYAALVVILAEGGLGTKWREVKPALPVAAMLSTVGVAVSVGVTATGAHYLVGLDWKQSLIIGAVVSSTDAAAVFSVLRKVPLPSKLTGALEAESGFNDAPVVILVVAFSTTGPIEHWYVLVGEIALELAIGAAIGLAVGLLGSYGLRHVALPASGLYPIAVLAIAVAAYAGGALAHGSGFLAVYLASLVMGNARLPHWPATRGFAEGLGWIAQIGMFVLLGLLVTPHELGDDIVPALVVGLILTAVARPVSVLVSTAPFRTPWQEKALLSWAGLRGAVPIVLATIPMVAEVPESQRVFNIVFVLVIVYTLVQGPTLPWLARRLRLGDSELAADLGVESAPLERLSGHLLSLAIPKGSRMHGVEVSELRLPAGAAVTLIVRDGTSFVPGPTTVLRSGDELLVVTTDPVRDAAERRLRAVSQGGKLADWLGTGGDDARPTESTRRPGPPAIWPPWLWQRHRPRPRAGARAGAGRARGGPRAQGSGRTADTARTAGTGRGHGAATGPERPAHGATRSAGAAVGERHRDELDHSRDAP